The genomic interval GGCTACATCAAGGACTACATGAAGGCGTGAGTGTTTTAGTGACGGgtgtctgtgcatgtgttgtGTGTGCTAGTACTGATACAGGCAAAACCCATCAGTCTCCCTGTATGCCCCTCACAACTGTGACTACTTATGTAGATGAAAATGTCCTTATTTGAAATGAAAAGCAGTTgaaggtgtgtgtggggtgtgtgcaGGATCAAGGCTAAGCTGGAGGAGAACAACCCAGACAGAGTGAAGCCCTTCATGGCTGGAGCTCAGGAGGAGATCAAAAAGATCATGGGCAACATGAAGAACTACCAGGTAACCACTAGTTACAGCTATACATCTACTACTGCCTACAGCAAATTCAGCTACACATACATTCCTCACATCACATCAACTATTTGTGCTCAGTCAAGCTGTGATGATTGAAGGTCCAGGCCTATGAAACTAAAAATATCTAGATTGGAGAAGAATCTTATGGATGTAGTTTCACTGACCTAATTTCTtacattccctctctctgttccccctcccACTGTAGTTTTTTACAGGTGAGTCCATGAACCCAGATGGTATGGTTGGGCTGCTGGATTTCCGCGAGGACGGCATCACTCCCTTCATGACATTCTTCAAAGACGGCCTGGAGATCGAGAAATGCGTGAGTCCCTTTATCCCAGTCTACTCATGTCTAATAACACACTGATTATGTTATAACTTATAACCAGTCTACTCATGTCTAATAACACACTGATTATGTTATAACCAGTCTACTCATGTCTAATAACACACTGATTATGTTATAACTTATAACCAGTCTACTCGTGTGTTTTAACCACtgaccttcctctcctctctttcacagTAACACTGGACTACCTCTGTTTCTATTGGCTGCTCAGCTGCATCTCACCTGACCCACGACCACCAACCAACGAGACGACTGCTCTGCATTACATTTGGATTGAAAGGATTTAGTTACAATTGTTATATTATATCTGATTGGAATGGAAGTATTACTTTAAAGTATTATAAGATGCCCAAACCATGTCATGTCTATGGGGTTGGCTGAAGGGGTGCTGTGACAGTATTTTGGTGTTGATTCTGTAATTGACCTTACTGATTACTGTGTTAAACTATTGCGTTCTGGTAACTGGTATATTCAGGAAGGCCCAATCAGAACATTCAGATGGAGGCATATATGCTCTATATATGTATACATTTCTATCATGTAGAATAAGGAATTGTGTCAGCTCTAATATGTTACATTTCTACCTGGGAAATTCAATGTCACACACAGTTTGCTGGGATGATTTGTTTATCTCTGCGAAGACAAAGTTTCAGTCCATTGATTAGTTATTCATTAATTGGTTATTTATTGTTGATTGATTTAACTCTCAGGCCTCCATTTGCTTGGTTTACAGTTACATTAGATGTGACACCCTTACTAAAAGTAGTGGGATAGCTTAGGACTTCCTGATTTGAGTTGTGAAAAATAAAACTAACACTGGGTAAAACATTTCCAGTtgtgttgatttgtttaaaaacgTAGATGATAGAATCATTGGATCCATGAAAGATATTTTATGTTAATACCAATGGCCTTTTTGTTGAAACGTTTATCTCTAAAGCTTGTTCTGTCAAGTAGGTAGTCCTGCATATTTAGTGAAAATGGAAAATATGCAAATACCAGTCGTTCCATTATTTTATGGATTCTTTATAAATTCTTTATTTCAGAGTTGCGGGTTCTGTAAGTAAGGTGAAAGACAAAATCCAAAAGAACCCATCCAAAGTACAGTGTAGCTTTAAGGCACAGTATGGTGCAGTATGGTTCACACAGTATGGTTCATGGTGCAAGATCCCCACACCATCCTACCAACAGGTTGACAACAAGCAGACACTCTTGTCATGTAACTTTGGGTACCAGTCAAAGAACAGAAAGACTCTCCAACATGATGGGAGGCCCTTGGGTCAGCATTTATATCCCGGGCAGGATGCTCCTTTCTGGGCTAGTCACCCTTCATCTCCTCCCGCTTCCCTGGTAGTGTTGGTTCCCAGGTGCTCTTGTGGGTTCCTTTAGTATTGTACACGCCTATCTCCCTCAGGATCTCCTTCAAGTAGGTCTACaggaaacaaacaaaacacatcTCTCTGGATCTCCTTTACATATGTCTatgaaacattttttttaaaggcagtaaattaagctaaatgaactgtttcgctgccagacaagggtCCCCTGATacccaggtgtagcggtggtaaggattcactccattgtgctgaaaagaaagctctgctgttggaaCAGTTTTATGTAGACTAActgtttgtgggcaccgtttgttacCCTTATAatgtaattaatgtattgtttagtgttgtgatgtgttgtgtcgTGGCTTTGCTAGCATGCATCTAATAcaatttatttacttttttgccccaccaagatttacattctAAAATCGCCACTACAAAC from Oncorhynchus kisutch isolate 150728-3 linkage group LG26, Okis_V2, whole genome shotgun sequence carries:
- the LOC109877786 gene encoding translationally-controlled tumor protein homolog isoform X2; this translates as MVSRTENIDDCLLGANASAEVQDDGCESSTVSGVDIVLNHKLQETSFTKDSYKGYIKDYMKAIKAKLEENNPDRVKPFMAGAQEEIKKIMGNMKNYQFFTGESMNPDGMVGLLDFREDGITPFMTFFKDGLEIEKC